A genome region from Arachis duranensis cultivar V14167 chromosome 8, aradu.V14167.gnm2.J7QH, whole genome shotgun sequence includes the following:
- the LOC107461521 gene encoding peroxiredoxin-2E, chloroplastic: MAASLTFSRFLTSPTTTLSLSSAALFPPKSLSSKLPLSPFSLKFNHSKPFKPCTFRTPSYATKSTTISATIAVGDKLPEATFSYLDDAGEVQTTTISDLTKGKKAILFAVPGAFTPTCSQKHVPGFVEKSAELKAKGVDTIACVSVNDAFVMKAWKKDLKVNDEVLLLSDGNGTFTKAIGCELDLSDKPVGLGVRSRRYALLAEDGVVKVFNLEEGGAFTFSGADDLFKLL, from the coding sequence atGGCCGCATCTCTCACCTTCTCCAGGTTCCTCACCTCTCCcaccaccaccctctctctctcctctgccGCTCTCTTCCCACCCAAATCCCTCTCTTCTAAACTCCCCCTCTCCCCTTTTTCCCTCAAATTCAACCACTCCAAACCCTTCAAACCCTGCACCTTCCGCACCCCATCCTACGCCACCAAATCCACCACAATCTCTGCCACTATCGCCGTCGGCGACAAGCTTCCGGAAGCGACCTTCTCCTACCTAGACGACGCCGGCGAGGTTCAAACCACCACCATTTCCGACTTAACGAAGGGCAAAAAGGCCATCCTCTTCGCCGTCCCGGGAGCCTTCACACCAACCTGCTCGCAGAAGCACGTTCCGGGATTCGTGGAGAAGTCAGCAGAGCTGAAAGCTAAAGGCGTGGACACAATCGCGTGTGTTTCGGTCAACGACGCATTCGTGATGAAGGCTTGGAAGAAGGACCTGAAAGTCAACGACGAGGTTCTGTTACTTTCTGACGGTAACGGAACGTTCACGAAAGCCATTGGGTGCGAGTTGGATCTGAGCGATAAGCCCGTTGGACTTGGTGTTAGGTCAAGGAGGTACGCGCTCTTGGCGGAAGACGGTGTCGTTAAGGTCTTCAATTTGGAAGAAGGTGGTGCCTTCACTTTCAGTGGCGCTGATGATTTGTTCAAATTGCTTTGA